The stretch of DNA TCatggattttggcgccccaaagggtcagcgcccccggcaaaaGCTGGGTTTGCTACCTTTGCTACATTACGCTGCTGGATGTGAGGCTATCGAGATGCATTAGTTACATGGTTTAGATAAGGTACATCGGGTCAAGCTGAAAcgatttttcgaagttcaacttgaaagttatcttaaaaaatcactaaatcactgagttgaaatctgtttgcagcatatatAAGGTATGACAAATGACCTAAGATAAATTTGGTCGATTTGGCCGTTTGGCGTTCCAGTCTTTACATGATTAGCaaaggtgcgctgaactagagcattcaaaaaagtggataaATCAAGATCATATTTTCGGCTGAACAAACCAACATCAAATACCCACAGcgattttcacaatcttcttTTGATCCTAATTTCTCATCACTcgggaaattttgcaatgcgagaaaaaggtggttaTCGCTTGGTtccaggtccgaactatattATGAATGCATTAAGATTTCCCAACCAAGCTCTCCTAGAGTTTCTGGCAAGTCACTACAGACGTGTGCGTGGCtgtgcgttgtcctgatggaacacaacactttTTCTGTTGGACAATTCGAGCCGTTTCTGGTCGATCGCTAGCttcaagcggttcagttgttgaCAATAGAGACCTGAATTTAGTGTTTGGACATAAAGAAGCAACTCATAATGAATGAATTCTTTCATGTCCCACCATATACACAATACAACCTTCTTGGCCGTTAGTCCTGATTTGGCCACCGTTTGAGCAGGTTCACCACGCTTTGACCACGATTGATTTCGCACAATATTGTggaatttcatttataatttcatttttaaCGCTGTTATCCTTTTGGTTTTCCTACTCTATCCATCCCTCTATCTCTCTCCAATGCTCTTCACCGAAAATATATTTAAGTTAAATAAACCTTAACGAAAACAACGAATAACTTCATTAGTGTCATTGATAGTGTGCTGCTAGCTAGAAATCGCtagcaaaaattaattttactaGCATTGGTATGTCGCAAACAAAAATGATTTTCGCGTGTTAGGCAATAGAACCACCGACATCAGTATCCCAGTTACGCCAAAATTTGCACTCATGCAGACCGCAAAATGCTACTAGCAACAAAAGTGAATACTCTCATTCTGTTCAAATATTTGAATCATCCACCCATTTTCGGTTATACGGTCTTGAATGGCAAgtagcatgacacattgtggttcattggatattgtcatgtgaCAATGACAGACAGTTGAATAGTGACCAATATTGAGAATTTAGCTTTTGGCGATGCGCGATTAAAATTTTAATGCGTTGTTCCTCTTGCTTGGACGCCATTTATACAACTGAAGAGCAAATGCCAAAACCTAAATAGAGGCATAATTGGATTGgcataaataaaatttcaaaaagttacggAATACGTTTTGGGTTTGGTTTGAaacccccgattttcggtgatttttcgtttatcaaaaaaaactaaaatttttacgtctgtgacactaataaatgaagttcgaatgagctaatattttgcaaagggtttattatcgtgcaaatcaacatttcgcagcaagttccgaatgaaaaatcgagactatttttattggtacccaaaaccatacgttttgtttcgtattccgaaaaaaagtgTCGAGTGTCGattgttgacaaaaaaaaattcgagatgacactagatctcgacgtttcatgcaattcaagacatttgacatcaatttttcgaaaaccccgattttctttactccccccttggtgatttttcgattcaaaaactcatactttgaccgctttgcgccgctctcccttaagtccgattgagctaatatttggcatagggtgttttttcgaggtggtgaacattttttatgaggtaattttttgaaattagagatgaccatttccattggcaccctactacATACATTTATCAGATTCGAAAAATCATGCatgcagcaggaataacgtaacgaaattgttttgaatgctcaatgaaaaccccttatagcaccaaaGTTCAATGTCGTTTTTCGTTAGTTTTGCATCTTACATTATTCATACCTCTTTCCGTTAACCTCAAATTAAGCGGGGTGTGAGTGAGATTCATCCAAATACAAGCTGGAAAGACCGTAGTCGTAGGTATTATGTTCCGGCTCAACCGCAGCAGAGCAATGTTATCTGTGTGATCATTCTTTCGGTAGTTTGGATGAATAATAGTTTTTTCGACCGATATGGTCGTCGTATTATCAAGTACCACTTGCACATCGGTTGTTGTATTTCGTGGTGTGCAGCTTGCTGTTGTAACAACCATCCGTTTTGTGATGAGAGAAGCTAAGCAGTGGCTAGGATTGTCTCCGGCCCACCTTACTGTGATCTGTTGGTGAGTTTAAATATTTATTCTTCTGTTTTGAATTGTAATATATTTAAGCTTACCACATGGGGGAAACTAGAGAGTTCGTCTAGCGAACTTATTGTGGGATGTAATGTGCTGTATTCTGTACTACAGCTATCTAGTTCATCTTCATGATCAGCTGGTTGATTTTTGTGGATGAATCTCATTGGGCAACATACTACACTGCTGGAAGAGCAAAAGCTCACCCTTCGTTTAGCTTGAAAATCATTCCAAACTTTGGAACATTCACTGTAATGGGTGCAGATTCCGGTGATATCCTCATCGTAATCAAATTCGCACGTATCGTTCTCTTTCCAATCCGGATTGATGAATTGTATTGTAGAGTCTCCATCATGGAAGTTCGGAAGCAAAACAGTTTTCATCCAGTCAACATGGGTAAAAAGTCGCGTTGAAACGGCGGCTTCCCCAAAGCCACAATCTCTGCCAAAAAGGTTGAGTCCGTATGCGTATTGATAGTACCGATTGGTTCTGAACATTGGAAGCTGCATTGGAGCTCCGTACAGTAGTTGACACGAAGTTGGCAGCAGAAACAAGGGGTCGCCCACACAAAGATGTTCCTTGGTCAGTCCGCGAGACAGCCGTGATCGGAATTCTGATGGAATTGTACAATTTTCCTTCGTATTGACGCTTAATCTTACCAAAAGATTGATTTCCATGGGTTCTGTAAGTAGACCGATATTGTGAACTACCGCTGAATGAAAGGTTTTTATTCTTACCAAATGCAGAATATTGCTCTCCTGTATTGAATCTGTTTACATCGATTCGACCAATACCGGACACTGCTAGTTGGGGACTGGGAATGGCCTGTGAATGCCAGATGCAAGCTGGGCGTAAGTTCTCAGAAAACTTCAATCGTTTTCTTAACTTAAGAATTGCTATGTTGTTGTACAATGAGTACTCTCTATACTCAGGGTGAACATGTATCTCTGCTATATCATATCTGTCCCATATGTTGTCGTATACTACATATGTTGGCGCAACTCTGGAATGCAAGTTTTAACTGATAGATATAGCCATCTGTTCTCCGATCATATTTTACCCATAGTTTGAGGTGCATTCGGCTAAAGTTAGGACGGTATCATCTGCAATTAATGTTCCACTGCAATTCTCGCGGCGAACATTATAATCCTGCCAGCCAATATCGACCTGTTTTAGGAAGTGTTGATACATTTACGAATGtggataaataaaataaatatatctacTTTGTGGCTAAGCTCATGCCTTGCGAATGCGATGTGCGCGTTATCACTATCAAGATCTATACGATCTTTCGAACGGCCAATAACGACATCTTTTTCGTAATCCCTTAAGTATACGTAACGGGTGGCACAGCTAACTGGTTGCAAACTCCAATCTAATAAACATGTATTAAATatagttattttcattgaaaaatgtgTGCGTCCACTTACAAAAAACATTACTTTCCTGCTTTTGCATTGTCTCTGATATCCAGTCGAAATAAGCTGAGACCCGTGTGTAAACGCCGGGCGTTGATAAACCACAAGCGGTACCAAATGATGTTATTCCAACAACAAATGGTGACATTTTACCGTTGTGAAGGAGTTTCACTTGGAGTGGGCCTCCCGAGTCACCCTGCGGAGAATGGATTATAAGCGGACATCTTGATTGGAAAGAAAGGTTCTCTGAGGTTTACTGGACAAGTATCCATCCGTTCGTCGCCAGCACATATCTGCTCTTGGTCTCTAATGCCATCTCTAAACCTACGGTTAGAGCCATCGTAGATTTTATTACATTCGGTGTTGTTCACTGGCTTTAGTCCGACTTTAAGCAATGTCGGGGTTCGTTCTTGTGCTGGAATCGTGTTATATTGCGTTACAGATGGCATCATATGATTGAAATGTTCTTTTACCAAATCCAGTGTTACCCCAGCCCGTGGCCTCCAGTGTGGGAAACCGAACCTCTTTGTCTGTCCATAAGCACGCAGGAACCACGGTGGGATGGAGACTAAAATTTTAGGTTCGTTTGGAATTATCTACTATACAAATATTATATTGAATCGGACCTTGTGTCGACAAACTTCCACAAATGTACCGATCGTAATAGATACTCACGTAACGTTAGTCTCCAACTTCAGTAGTGCGATATCGTTGTACACAGTTGAAAATCGATACTCCGGATGCGTGAATATCTCAACAATCTTCAACTGCTGCGCATATTGATCATCGTCGTCACTAAGGATATTAATATCCCCGAACCGCGCCACGTCTGGTGCCACCCCGCTAGCGATCGAGAGTGGTAACTTATGCAATTATCAGGAATATCATGGAATACTAACTTATCGAGGGTGCAGTGAGCGGCGGTCAGAACATAATTCTCCCAGATCAAAGAACCACCACATTTCCAGTCTACGGTACCGTTCGCCAGTGTCCACCCGATAGCTGCCATATGAGCAAATTCTGTAGGGTACGCCGGTGTGCCAAACGCTGGTTTCACCAGTCCCTGGCGTCCATATTTGTAATATCGAAGATGACAATCTTTGTGTGAATGGAACCTCAATTATTACTCTCATTTGAACAAGCTGATATATGCTTACCGTCGAGCGAAAGACGGTCATTCGGGAACATCGATGTTTCCAACCTTTCATCGAATGGGCTGATTGGGAAAAGCTTGCAAAATCCTGCAACGAAATCGTGTTTCAGAGAACGTATTCCATCAATTCAATGAGTTTCTCAAATCTCACCATTCTCGATTGACAcaattatgagtacgaaaattGAAATGCACGCTAAAAATGCATTCATGTTGTAGCTGATCACGAGACGACTTCTCGTAACTATGGTAAATGATGCCCGTTCAGGGTGACTGTTGTGTGGGAACTGAATCAATCGCCATAGAGCTATTGCCTGGGAATCACAATCAGGATAAGATGTTTCGTGTTCAAGTGTTTATACTTTGCATTTCCACTTTTTTAAGCCACACTGCGTCAGTTCTGCGAATGCTCCGAAGTATGTGACAACACTGAATCATTTCGAAGCACAACGCACACGTTCAGTATTAAGGCTGTACAGCGGATACTAAACCGGTTTGATCATTCTGAGAAAAAAGATCGAGCAATTACATTGATGATATAGTATTTGTTTTGATCATAGTAACAGTAATAGGTGTTGATCATTCGTGATTTGTTGTGAATGAACCAGTTCCTGTGTAGATCTGGCAGGTGATCCTCCTGCTACTCTACAGCCTGTCCCTAGTTTTGCTAGAGCAGTAAAAAtcgaaattatcatattttagAAATTGAATGCTTCAATGGTATGCAGCTAGTAGCTCGCTGTATATGTGAACAATTTATATGAAGCGTGCATATGAATGGATCATATGATCTGTATTGAGTGTCTTATTTTGTGGTTCGGGGGAATCACTGAAATTTATTCCGattcattgtttttttgaaGCCGTTGAAAATGTGGCTCCTTGAAAAGGATTTTCGCTAAAAATCTACAACTACCTCTCCCTGAGAAATAGTTGATTATGTGTATTATATACCATAGTTATGGGAAACAGTAGACTGATCAAGTGTGGAATGGAGATCTCCGTTTTCTACCCGCTTATAGAAATGGAATAGTATATCAGTATTCTATTTGTAGCAAACTGTATGTACTATTAACTTTATGTGGCATGATGGAAGATGCTTATTAACAAGTTCGCCGCCGCCTCACAAATATGACGCTTTCCGTATTCAATTTGAATGGGAAGCGGACCTAAGCCGCCGCGGTgatgcaatccgagtcggccaccGACTCACCGTCGTAagtggcggcctctcgcaagcaaatctGTTTCCCGTCGATaacccggttagtttgaaacataggagacgatcctccAGTAAGGTTccaccgagcgttagcgagtgTAGGACGGTATCATTTGTCGGTGTATTACGTTTGCCCAGTTAatctttgctttgaaatatataatTCATATTTCGACGCAAACATTAAGAAGTTTCTCTGTCGGGTGGGTGATTTTAATTTATTCCCAAGATTATTACCAAAATTTTAATcctttttaaatatttctttctttctcattCGGAATTATGTACCATTCGGTTAAATTTTCTATCCAGATAAAAAATATTCGAATGAATGAATTGTTTCTCGTGAATGCTCTAGAATCTCGCTGTGTTATAATACTTGTGTGTTATAATAATTTCATCCCCTTCAACGCtgtcttttttttaaacatatttcaatattcCATCTATGAGTCATTCGGGTATTTTTTACATTCGGGTGACAGAATTtggggtgaatgtctttcgggtaaatgtgacacaatctatGCATTATCATTATCGGTCAGAATTGAGACGCCATCTGCCATCTGCAGGATTCAGACGCCACCAAAGCATGATGGCATGATGTTGAAAGATTCAAAATACACGACATTGTTTTCCATGTTTCGATTCAGCTTCCGCTTTTAACGTAAAGGTCACTTTGTTTGTGTTCTTAAGAActcgaacaacaaattcttccacgaGGACCGTGTCTTTGGAGAAGACTCCCCAGCAgcgatgctcttcttcgttgaattctaatattttctgcGATACACTTCCAGTTATTGGGTTCGAAATCTGATCGATCGAAATCTGATCTGATCGAAATCAACATTAACGAGGAAATATTTCTTTTCGGGTTTTTATACAATCCACAGGACTGCGATTTTCACAACAGATGAATGATATTCTGAGCGATTTAAGGTATCAGTACACCAGAATAATATTGGGGGTGATTTCAATACCAACCTTTTGAACAGATTATCTAATAAAACTAAACGTTCTGAAAATGTTATGGCCAATTTTGCTCTAGAATCGGTGGGTCCTGAACCAACTCATTTCTTCAACATTGGATCTTCACAAATTGATTTGGTTTTAACTCATACTCCTGATAATTTAATTAAGTTTAACCAGGTTAGTGTACCTTCCAAGTCAAACCATGATTTACTGTTTGCATCTGCTGATGTAAACACAGTTGTGAGGGAACATCAAATTTGTTTCCGTGATTATACTCGCATCGATCTCAGTTCAATTATTGCTCTATTTAACATGGGACTTGTTATACAGTAgtacctcgattatccgcgagcggttgatccgcgaaagtgagttccctggtaaatctataaaccttcccgaaatttgttagtgagtggtagagtcttgtttttttgttttggtcatggctttcacattatctgatcagtgatgtacacgaccttacagattgatagttcaataatttctgtattgatgaaacatagttttcatgctaaaatatatatttttcgtgtttgtacctCATTTTCAGTCTTgtattgcattatccgcgacTGTTTCGCGTATAattggggttctactgtacaacCATGAGTATCTAAACGATATAGTTAGAACCCTTAATTCATCTTCGAAAAACGTGCTGGAAAATTGCGTGCCGATGAGaacaattaaaatgaaaaagaaagtaAACCCTTGTAACCCAATTTGGATACCGCAGCCATGATGAAAACCTGTGACTATGTAGGCCTTATTTTGGATGGTTTCGGTACTGCTGTGCTCATTATGCTGgattttttcaaagtatttgATAGAGTGTCGCACAATAATCTACTTCAAAAATTATCTGCAATTTGGCTTCGATCGTAATACTGTTCAGCTAATTAACTCACTAACTTAACTCGCAGATGACgttcaaatttattttgattGTTCCGGCTTATCAAACTAAGATGCTTCGTTATTAACGTATTAAATTTGAACATGGGTATAGTACTGGTCGTAATTATTGTTACTTGAGGTAGTAGTGAAGTGAGATTTTTGTGAGATTATATGCAGtatattcataacttgtgagatTACTAAACATGGGTTTCAAtgtgttatggcgggtttacattagggagatctatagtcatagatggatttattcacgcgaaaatagatgtaaacgggtgagaatatatttGATACATTTCTTCGAGGTAAATATAACGTCTTTGAATAgtataaattcaggcatatgtaaacgctggtgaatttctcactggtgagaaatcactaaagttggatgcagttctacttgatTTGAATAAAATCACCGAAactatgaatatattcattatataagttcgcgctagtgtaaacggttgatgcgatttctataaatctcatcaaatttcttcacatgaatatatccctaatctaaacccacccttacctTCATATACAGAATATGTGAAATTTTTCTTCGTatgatatctttcgaaacagtccctAAAATACAGCCCTGGTTTtcgcatatattaggctgtcaaaaaagtcctgcggtatttccgcgaggtgtcgttgtaagcgcgtagttctagttgtattcactgtatcgagtcatactatagcttgttggaaagctataatatagtccttgacagtgttttgtttggttaagtcgttcctgagttatagtgtcgcaaatatggggcaaaataaagagaaaatccgacatattttacagtactactatgacaaaggcaaaaatgcatctcaagctggacccgatacagtttccatttccaccgcacaacgatggtttcaacgttttcgttctggtgtagaggtcgtcgaagatgcgccacgctccggaaggcctgtcgtcgaaaattgcgacaaaatcgctgaattagcatagtagcagccggtcatcaagagctggggataagtcatcaaaccgttattaaccatttgaagaagcttggattcacaaagaagctcgatgtatgggtgccacacacgttgacgctaaaaaacatctttgaccgtatcgacgcatgtgaatcgctgctgaatggcaacaaaatcgacccgtttctgaagcggatggtgactggcgatgaaaagtgggtcacttacgacaacgtgaagcgcaaacggtcgtggtcgaagcctgctgaagcggctcagacggtggccaagccctcattaacggccaggaaggttctgctgtgtgtttggtgggattgtcaaggaataatctattatgagctgcttccctatggccaaacgctcaattcggacctgtactgccaacaactggaccgcttgaaggtagcactcatgaagaagaggccatctttgataaacagaggccgcattgtcttccatcaggacaacgccaggccacacacttttttggtgacgcgccagaagctccgggagctcggatgggaggttcttttgcatccgccgtatagtccggaccttgcaccaagtgactaccacctgtttttgttcatggcgaacgagtcaggtagtcagaagttagccacaaaagagacctgtgaaaattggctatccgagttttttgccaataaggaagcgagcttctataacaggggtattatgaagttggcatctcgttgggaacaagtcatcgaacaaaacggcgcatatttgacttaaaacagatgattgtaactaattttatgaacaaatgaaaattcaaaaaaaaataccgcaggacttttttgacagcctaataactGTTCTTCCCCTTTGTGTGCTCACCTAACCGGTTTGATTGACGGTACCGTCAATTTtttagatggattaaagaagagAGATTACTCATCGTGTAGttcattctcgtaaacggctactgtcaaaattcagccgaatcggactcatAGTTTAGTTTTgtccgtgtgtggaagcgggcgtatccgcggattttagaaaaatggaaaaaaattgaaattccgcCGTCGACACGGCCAACGACTTTTCTTTGGGCCTGATTctggaatacacttcacggtaaaaacgaaatgaaacgtatccgcgatgacaacggtacggtgtcgacatctggatacgagattagtttcccactaaaagtTATCATTAGAAATCCGGGCACAGATTGGAAGAGAATCtggaaaaatattgcaacgAAACAACTATCGTCGAGTCAACGAAGTAGTTTATATTTATTCGTTAATGAGAAGAGCATAGAAAATTAATGAGAATAATCCAGCGAGCGGATGGCGAACACAGCCTGTACTGTAATGCTGCGATAGAAACGCTGCAACATAAATTTAGTGAGTGCCCTCGCGTAGCACCTGCTTGGGCATACGTACAACTGAGAATAACAGAAATACTCGACGGATGGCAACGACTGTCATTCGAGGAACTAATGAGACCAGCGCTGTTAAACATAAGACCAAACAAACGAAGCcaaattctgaaaattctaaTACTATACATCTACTATGTTGATGGAACAAATAACAGAATCGATATTGGTGCACTTTCGTTCTATTTAAGATGTGAAAGTTGAATTTGTATTACTgtcaataatattttatataaattaaaataaacgaaatattttaatagaaaaaaaaaatatcaaattatcttcagataaaatttt from Toxorhynchites rutilus septentrionalis strain SRP chromosome 3, ASM2978413v1, whole genome shotgun sequence encodes:
- the LOC129779998 gene encoding uncharacterized protein LOC129779998, with protein sequence MNAFLACISIFVLIIVSIENGFCKLFPISPFDERLETSMFPNDRLSLDDCHLRYYKYGRQGLVKPAFGTPAYPTEFAHMAAIGWTLANGTVDWKCGGSLIWENYVLTAAHCTLDNGVAPDVARFGDINILSDDDDQYAQQLKIVEIFTHPEYRFSTVYNDIALLKLETNVTLHPTVVPACLWTDKEVRFPTLEATGWGNTGFAQERTPTLLKVGLKPVNNTECNKIYDGSNRRFRDGIRDQEQICAGDERMDTCPGDSGGPLQVKLLHNGKMSPFVVGITSFGTACGLSTPGVYTRVSAYFDWISETMQKQESNVFYWSLQPVSCATRYVYLRDYEKDVVIGRSKDRIDLDSDNAHIAFARHELSHKVDIGWQDYNVRRENCSGTLIADDTVLTLAECTSNYGVAPTYVVYDNIWDRYDIAEIHVHPEYREYSLYNNIAILKLRKRLKFSENLRPACIWHSQAIPSPQLAVSGIGRIDVNRFNTGEQYSAFEPMEINLLVRLSVNTKENCTIPSEFRSRLSRGLTKEHLCVGDPLFLLPTSCQLLYGAPMQLPMFRTNRYYQYAYGLNLFGRDCGFGEAAVSTRLFTHVDWMKTVLLPNFHDGDSTIQFINPDWKENDTCEFDYDEDITGICTHYSECSKVWNDFQAKRRVSFCSSSSVVCCPMRFIHKNQPADHEDELDSCSTEYSTLHPTISSLDELSSFPHVITVRWAGDNPSHCLASLITKRMVVTTASCTPRNTTTDVQVVLDNTTTISVEKTIIHPNYRKNDHTDNIALLRLSRNIIPTTTVFPACIWMNLTHTPLNLRLTERENTSSSSRQVVPMYNTDCQRDYNGRINADQLCVDELDFNPNNTCYNAGDQLAWFQPSDAEFTGETKVTPHVVGFYSHGERCDKGTPGVFTRITSYVDWIRQNI